The sequence TTCAGGCGCACGTCCTCCACGAGGATGTCGCCCCCCAGGCGCGAGAGCGTGAGCTTCTCGCGGTCCTTCAGCATCTGGTCGATCGTCCCCTGCAACGATTCGAGCGCCAGCGTGATCGACGGGTGATCCGCGGACGAATAGATCTTCACCGTGCGCAACAGGAGCGAAAGGCGCTTGATGATGTTCGAGCCCATGCGCGCGAGCACCGTCTCGGAGAGCTTGCCGCCTTCGCCGCCCTTGCCGCTGGAGACGAGTTCGAGTCCGTCCGCCGCGCGGCGCACCGCCGCGTCGCTCAGCACCATCGTGTAGCGCTGCTTGTCGTCGGCGCGGAAATCGGCCTCCTTGAGAAGGTCGATGAAGATCGTCCAGTAGCCCTTGCCGAAATTCTCCAGGTCCACGACCAATTCGCGGTTTTTGATGTCGTCCCGGTCAAGCGCCATGTTGACGACGTCCGCGGCCGTCATGCGCAGCTCCGCCATGCCTTCCTCCGAGATGCGCTCGCGAAGAAGGTAAAGGAGCTGGAACATCATCGCGGACTTCGCCTTCGCCATCGTCAGCGTCGCGCCATCGACGGTACGCACGCGGTCCATCAGGTCGTCGATCGGTTTGACGCGCTGCGATTTTTTCATCGCGAAGCGAAGTTTTTCGAGATTCTGCGGGCCGAGCGCCTTGGTCAAAAGCGGCAGGTCGACAAGCAGCAGGAACCCGCGCGCGTATCCCAGATCGTCGAGCGCCTTTTCGTGCAGCTGCGACATCAACTCGACGGCGCCGCCGAGCCCGGACGCCAAAAGCCCCTTGGCGATGATGTCCGCCTGCTTGTCGACGGTCTCCGCGTTGCCGAGATTGGAAACGATGGCCGCCGTGTTGACGGTCGTCTCTTCAGCCATGATGAAGCTCCTGGCGCGAACGCAAACGCCCGGCAAAGCGGCGAAAAACCGGCCGCCGAACGTCGGTAAATATTCTAAAAATCAACGTAAATGCCGCGCGCGGGGTATGTCAAGACGGCGTGGTGCGAATGGGGCTTGCGGGCGGGTGCGCGCGTGCCAAACGTACGAGCGCATGAGGCGCTCGCCTTGTCTGGAGCAAGATGTGAGATTCTTCGCTTCGCTCAGAACGACAAAGCGCGCACGACGTTCCGAGGCAGGCGGGACCCGCCTTCGCAATGGCTTCGGCGCGCCGGGCAGGCTGCGCTCCCAGCTTGGCACGCGGACGGGCAAACCCTGTCGTCATTCGTCAATCGTCGAAACGTTCCGTTTTGATGTGGCAATAAGGCGTGCCGCCTTTTCGGTCGTAATAATCCTGATGATAGCCTTCCGCTGTCGCGAACGCGCCCGCCGGCTCGATCTGCGTCGCCACGTCGTAGCCCTTCTTTTCGAGCCGTCCAATCAATTTTTCGGCCGTCTTTTTTTGCTCGTCCGACGTGTAAAACACGACCGAGCGATATTGCGTGCCGATGTCCGGTCCCTGGCGGTTCACTTGCGTCGGGTCGTGGATCTCGAAAAACAGGCGCGCGAGCTTTTCGTACGTTGTCTTCGACGGATCGTAGGTGATCTTCACGGTTTCCGCGCGGCCGGTGCGGCCGGTGCTCACCTCTTTGTACGAGGTCGCGGACTCGTCGCCGCCCATATATCCGGACTGGGCGGCGATGACGCCCGGTTCCTTGTCGAAGTAATACTCGACACCCCAGAAGCAACCTCCCGCGAAATACGCGTCGGCGGTTTTTTTTGCCTTCTGCGTTTCCTCGCTCGCGCCGGATTTCATCGTTGCCGTTTCCGCCGCGTGGGCGGCGAATCCGAAGGCCAAAACGGTGGCGATCGTCGCGAATAATTTTCCCATGCGTGTCATGTCCAATTTTCCTTTGTTTCGTTCGGATTTTTTTTCAAAGCGCGGCGCGCCATGCCGTACACCCCTCGATACGCGCCCGCGTCGCCGCGCGTTACGCCGCGGGCCGCGCCGCCTTGTCGCGCGCGGGACGATGCGGTAATGCTCGTGCGCCGTTTTCCCCGG comes from bacterium and encodes:
- the msrA gene encoding peptide-methionine (S)-S-oxide reductase MsrA, yielding MTRMGKLFATIATVLAFGFAAHAAETATMKSGASEETQKAKKTADAYFAGGCFWGVEYYFDKEPGVIAAQSGYMGGDESATSYKEVSTGRTGRAETVKITYDPSKTTYEKLARLFFEIHDPTQVNRQGPDIGTQYRSVVFYTSDEQKKTAEKLIGRLEKKGYDVATQIEPAGAFATAEGYHQDYYDRKGGTPYCHIKTERFDD